A genomic region of Crocosphaera sp. UHCC 0190 contains the following coding sequences:
- a CDS encoding carbonic anhydrase family protein encodes MKRRTFVKAIPLGLAGAVFSLNFPSLIAAVAGENHTDWSYDDPESWGELSADYQVCSVGNQQSPIDLQSPVSSELQPIEIVYQDIPLKIINNSHTIQVNSNPGNYIIIDGKKFDLLQFHFHHPSEHKMTGKAYPMEVHFVHKNQEGSLAVLGVFLQEGEENATLKSIWEAMPSHKSEEKLIKGVNISLPQLLPDDATSYRYFGSLTTPPCSEVVQWIVFQNPLEISSQQINQFRQIFPLNARPIQPLNRRFLLSFSE; translated from the coding sequence ATGAAGCGGCGCACTTTCGTAAAAGCAATTCCGCTAGGTTTAGCCGGGGCAGTATTTAGCCTTAATTTTCCTTCCTTAATAGCTGCTGTCGCCGGAGAAAATCATACAGATTGGAGTTATGATGATCCTGAAAGTTGGGGCGAACTTTCGGCGGACTATCAAGTGTGTAGTGTTGGAAATCAACAATCTCCCATTGATTTGCAATCACCCGTTTCGTCTGAATTACAACCTATCGAGATTGTTTATCAGGACATTCCCCTAAAAATAATCAATAATAGCCATACCATTCAAGTCAATAGTAATCCCGGCAATTATATTATTATTGATGGCAAAAAATTTGACCTCTTGCAATTTCATTTTCATCATCCCAGTGAGCATAAGATGACGGGAAAAGCATACCCCATGGAAGTACATTTTGTTCACAAAAATCAAGAAGGCTCTCTTGCTGTTTTAGGGGTATTTCTGCAAGAAGGTGAAGAAAATGCGACCCTTAAATCAATTTGGGAAGCTATGCCCTCTCATAAAAGTGAGGAGAAATTAATCAAGGGAGTTAATATTTCTCTACCTCAACTGTTACCGGATGATGCCACGAGTTATCGTTATTTTGGCTCTTTAACCACCCCTCCCTGTTCAGAAGTTGTTCAGTGGATAGTGTTTCAAAATCCCCTGGAGATTTCCTCCCAACAAATTAATCAATTTAGGCAAATTTTTCCCCTAAATGCTCGCCCAATTCAACCCTTAAACCGCCGTTTTCTATTATCTTTTTCAGAATAA
- a CDS encoding HTTM domain-containing protein, whose amino-acid sequence MSYTPFSLQSFLAGWDSFFYQYKNPKICAVIRIAYAFLLLINVLVWWPDLLSWFGENGLLPYAVSREIIAPDTLTIFTWLPKNDWVLKISYGIFISQIILLLFGLFSRFQAICVFIWFVSFVHRHHTLFDAEDNLFRLMGFFLIFMPIGAYYSVDNWLKNRNKIPHDFTSSTWALRLLQIQMCLIYVSTAWEKMKGEDWINGTAIYYVSRLDDVFGHFPIPNFLLTSFSLIKYMTWLVIVVELFIPITLWFKETRRFALFLAFGLHLSIEYAMNLFLFQWLMIVGLLSFTEPRDYKLLKHWVTKILQFIKKKAIMR is encoded by the coding sequence ATGAGTTATACTCCCTTCAGTTTACAGAGTTTTTTGGCTGGTTGGGATAGTTTTTTTTATCAATATAAAAACCCAAAAATATGTGCAGTAATTCGCATTGCTTATGCTTTTTTATTACTGATTAATGTTTTAGTTTGGTGGCCAGATTTATTAAGCTGGTTCGGAGAAAATGGATTATTACCCTATGCAGTTTCTAGAGAAATTATTGCTCCTGACACCCTCACTATTTTTACCTGGTTGCCTAAAAATGACTGGGTATTAAAAATTAGTTATGGTATTTTTATTTCACAAATTATTTTATTATTATTTGGCTTATTTTCTCGATTTCAAGCAATCTGTGTTTTTATTTGGTTTGTATCTTTTGTTCATCGACATCATACCTTATTTGATGCTGAAGATAATTTATTTAGACTCATGGGATTTTTTCTGATTTTTATGCCAATTGGTGCTTATTATTCTGTTGATAATTGGTTGAAGAATCGCAACAAAATTCCTCATGATTTTACTTCATCAACTTGGGCATTGCGATTATTACAAATACAAATGTGTTTAATTTATGTGTCTACAGCTTGGGAAAAAATGAAAGGAGAAGACTGGATAAATGGAACAGCTATTTATTATGTTAGTCGTTTAGATGATGTTTTTGGACACTTCCCTATTCCGAATTTTTTATTAACTTCTTTCAGTCTGATCAAATATATGACATGGTTAGTCATTGTTGTAGAGTTATTTATTCCTATTACACTTTGGTTTAAAGAAACTCGTCGCTTTGCATTATTCCTGGCCTTTGGACTACATTTATCCATTGAATATGCTATGAATTTATTTCTGTTTCAATGGTTAATGATCGTAGGATTATTATCTTTTACAGAACCCAGAGATTATAAACTTTTAAAGCATTGGGTCACAAAAATTCTCCAATTCATTAAGAAAAAGGCGATCATGAGGTGA
- a CDS encoding DUF3288 family protein produces MPQDQQHPQEKADREVINRLLTEEPNHHNLAELARLRIRYRNFPGARQIHRDLELILQQWQLTEEELFETTRQLHESGKVYRRQQGDDIQDWS; encoded by the coding sequence ATGCCCCAAGATCAACAACATCCCCAAGAAAAAGCTGATCGTGAGGTGATTAATCGTCTTTTGACAGAAGAACCCAATCATCATAATTTAGCGGAATTAGCACGGCTTCGCATCCGTTACCGCAATTTTCCTGGAGCGCGACAAATACATCGGGATTTAGAGTTAATTTTACAGCAGTGGCAGTTGACAGAAGAAGAACTATTTGAGACAACTCGTCAACTCCATGAAAGTGGGAAGGTTTATCGTCGTCAGCAAGGGGATGATATTCAAGATTGGAGTTAA
- a CDS encoding WD40 repeat domain-containing protein — MMNHQDSKGKKRLYSGVFITTLLLFSQGWGIPSQAQLLQQQQEALSEQKIPVENNTLKLKYRLTGHTTPIRSLVFSPNGRTLVSGGGTNEPFLKFWSLEDGEEVDTLRSQSSAILTLAISPDGKTLVSSGEDADIHFWTWPQKSSKVTFFDHYSYVLSLAITPDSQWVVSGALDGIRVWSLEPPRLLYQLEGFGTPAYALAMHPNGFLVASGDDQGRVRFWNLRDKTLVSEFAAHERPISGLAITPDGKTLVTASQDGTVKLWDLASGDLIDTLTGHKGRVQAIALSPNGKILASAGLDGVRLWSMERRRLLRYLTEERDWVNALAFSPNGQFLASGGFDKVVNVWEIPPSFYEVPKSRIEIQFEQ, encoded by the coding sequence ATGATGAACCATCAGGACAGTAAGGGAAAAAAAAGACTCTATTCAGGGGTATTCATCACTACTCTACTCCTCTTCAGTCAAGGGTGGGGAATACCCAGTCAGGCCCAATTGCTTCAGCAGCAACAAGAAGCACTTTCTGAACAGAAGATTCCTGTAGAAAATAACACATTAAAGCTTAAATATCGCCTAACTGGTCATACAACTCCTATTCGTTCCCTGGTGTTTAGTCCCAATGGAAGAACCTTAGTTAGTGGTGGGGGAACCAATGAACCATTTTTGAAATTTTGGTCTTTGGAAGATGGGGAGGAAGTGGATACCCTGCGATCGCAAAGTTCAGCGATTTTAACCTTAGCCATTTCTCCTGATGGGAAAACCTTGGTCAGCAGTGGGGAAGATGCAGATATTCACTTTTGGACTTGGCCGCAAAAATCAAGCAAAGTGACTTTTTTTGACCACTACAGTTATGTGTTATCCCTAGCAATTACCCCTGACAGTCAATGGGTGGTCAGTGGGGCCTTAGATGGTATTCGGGTCTGGTCTTTAGAACCTCCCCGTTTGCTCTATCAATTAGAAGGCTTTGGAACCCCTGCTTATGCCTTAGCGATGCACCCCAATGGGTTTTTAGTGGCTAGTGGGGATGATCAGGGAAGGGTGAGATTTTGGAATCTTCGAGACAAGACTTTAGTATCGGAGTTTGCGGCCCACGAAAGACCGATATCGGGTTTGGCTATTACCCCTGATGGTAAAACCTTGGTTACCGCGAGTCAAGATGGGACGGTTAAGCTTTGGGATTTGGCCAGTGGTGATTTGATTGATACCTTGACGGGCCATAAGGGGAGAGTTCAGGCGATCGCCCTCAGTCCCAATGGTAAGATTTTGGCGAGTGCGGGTCTTGATGGGGTGAGACTGTGGAGTATGGAAAGAAGACGGTTGTTGCGTTATCTAACCGAGGAAAGGGACTGGGTTAATGCCTTAGCGTTTAGTCCTAATGGACAGTTTCTGGCTTCCGGTGGGTTTGATAAGGTGGTTAATGTTTGGGAAATTCCCCCTTCTTTTTATGAGGTTCCTAAGTCGCGTATTGAGATTCAATTCGAGCAGTAA
- a CDS encoding heavy metal-responsive transcriptional regulator: MNGVATSQCLKIGEVAKQFGLSVKTLRYYDERGLLTPTVQRSPSGYRLFHPTVFGRLGFIKRAQALGLSLEEIQEVLSIHDQGQLPCGMIKQYLLEKLTEIEKQIESLDILKSELTGILSGWQEQPLIEKTEQTICPNIQSP; this comes from the coding sequence ATGAATGGTGTGGCAACATCTCAGTGCTTAAAAATTGGTGAGGTTGCCAAGCAGTTTGGGTTATCTGTAAAAACTTTGCGTTATTATGATGAGCGTGGTTTATTAACTCCGACTGTTCAACGTTCTCCTTCAGGCTATCGTCTCTTTCATCCAACGGTGTTTGGTCGATTAGGGTTTATCAAACGGGCCCAAGCTTTAGGTCTGAGCCTAGAGGAAATTCAGGAAGTGCTATCCATTCATGACCAGGGACAGTTGCCTTGCGGGATGATTAAGCAATATCTTTTGGAGAAGTTGACAGAGATAGAGAAACAAATTGAGTCTCTAGACATTCTAAAATCTGAGTTAACGGGAATTCTGTCTGGGTGGCAAGAGCAACCCTTAATTGAGAAGACCGAACAAACCATTTGCCCGAATATTCAGTCACCATGA
- a CDS encoding chlorophyll a/b-binding protein codes for MSSPQTQPSETPKLEDPKFGFNDYAERLNGRAAMMGFLLILAIEYFTGQGLLSWLGLQ; via the coding sequence ATGAGCAGTCCTCAAACGCAACCCAGCGAAACCCCCAAACTCGAAGATCCTAAATTCGGGTTTAATGACTATGCAGAGCGTTTAAATGGTCGTGCGGCTATGATGGGTTTCTTGTTAATCTTAGCCATCGAATATTTTACCGGACAAGGACTATTATCCTGGTTGGGTCTACAGTAG
- a CDS encoding universal stress protein, translated as MSYKKILVALDNSPLGKVVFEQALSMAKQNKAVLMLFHCLSMESQNVTPYASFYEGEFSDFSYLMREQLEQQTESVKQWLTDYCKIATEQGVLTEWDWKIGEPGRWVREVAKSWDADLIVIGRRGLKGITEMFLGSVSNYIVHHSPCSVLVVQGENLEKNC; from the coding sequence ATGTCTTATAAAAAGATTTTAGTTGCTTTAGATAATTCCCCTTTAGGAAAAGTTGTTTTTGAGCAAGCTTTATCAATGGCTAAACAAAATAAGGCGGTTTTAATGTTGTTCCATTGTTTATCCATGGAAAGTCAAAATGTAACCCCTTACGCCAGTTTTTATGAGGGAGAATTTAGCGACTTTTCTTATTTAATGCGGGAACAGTTAGAACAACAAACTGAAAGCGTAAAGCAATGGCTAACAGATTATTGTAAAATTGCCACAGAACAAGGTGTATTGACAGAATGGGACTGGAAAATAGGAGAACCCGGCCGTTGGGTTCGAGAAGTCGCTAAAAGTTGGGATGCTGATTTAATTGTGATCGGAAGACGGGGACTAAAAGGCATTACAGAAATGTTTTTAGGTAGCGTTAGCAATTATATTGTTCACCATTCTCCCTGTTCTGTATTAGTGGTTCAAGGGGAAAATCTAGAAAAAAATTGTTAG
- a CDS encoding pyridoxal phosphate-dependent aminotransferase, protein MIKLATRVGKVPPSITLAIAAKAKAMKTQGIDVCSFSAGEPDFDTPQHIKDAAKLALDSGKTKYGAASGEPKLREAIAKKLRNDNNLNYGPENVIVSNGGKHSLFNLMLALIETGDEVIIPAPYWLSYPEMVKLAAGTPVIVETTAETEYKITPQQLREAITPNTKLFVLNSPSNPTGTVYTPDEIKALAEVIIDHDLLVVSDEIYEKILYDGAEHISIGALGEEIFKRTIISNGFAKSYSMTGWRVGYLAGPTELIKATSIIQSHSTSNVCTFAQYGAIAALEDSQDCVQEMLTAFTQRRRVMVDRIQAMSKLSCSTPMGAFYVFVDISQTGMKSLEFSDALLEAEKVAVIPGIAFGADDCIRLSYATDLGTIEKGMARLEKFVKV, encoded by the coding sequence ATGATTAAACTGGCAACACGGGTAGGAAAAGTCCCTCCATCTATCACCCTAGCCATCGCAGCTAAAGCTAAGGCGATGAAAACCCAAGGCATTGATGTCTGTAGCTTTAGTGCTGGAGAACCGGATTTTGATACCCCGCAGCACATCAAAGACGCAGCTAAGTTAGCTCTTGATAGTGGTAAAACTAAGTATGGGGCAGCATCAGGGGAACCTAAACTAAGAGAGGCGATCGCTAAAAAGTTACGCAATGATAACAATTTAAACTATGGCCCAGAGAATGTCATTGTCAGCAATGGAGGTAAACATTCTTTATTTAATTTAATGTTGGCCTTAATTGAAACGGGAGATGAGGTGATTATTCCGGCTCCCTATTGGTTAAGTTATCCTGAAATGGTGAAACTGGCAGCAGGTACCCCTGTGATTGTAGAGACGACGGCAGAAACGGAGTATAAAATTACCCCGCAACAACTACGAGAAGCTATCACCCCAAACACCAAATTATTTGTTCTCAATTCTCCTTCTAACCCCACAGGAACCGTTTATACACCTGATGAAATTAAGGCCTTAGCGGAGGTGATTATTGACCATGATTTATTGGTTGTTTCTGATGAAATTTACGAAAAAATTCTCTATGATGGCGCGGAACATATAAGTATTGGAGCTTTAGGGGAAGAAATCTTTAAACGCACAATTATTAGTAATGGGTTTGCGAAAAGTTATTCCATGACAGGGTGGCGTGTAGGCTATTTAGCTGGCCCGACAGAATTAATTAAAGCTACCAGTATTATTCAAAGTCATAGTACCTCAAATGTCTGTACTTTTGCTCAATATGGAGCGATTGCGGCCTTAGAAGATTCTCAAGATTGTGTGCAAGAAATGTTAACAGCCTTTACTCAACGACGGAGGGTAATGGTAGACAGAATTCAAGCTATGTCTAAGCTGAGTTGTTCAACCCCAATGGGCGCATTTTATGTGTTTGTTGATATTAGTCAAACTGGGATGAAATCTTTGGAATTTTCTGATGCTCTTTTGGAAGCTGAAAAAGTTGCAGTGATTCCAGGGATAGCTTTTGGGGCTGATGATTGTATTCGTCTTTCCTATGCCACTGATTTAGGAACCATTGAAAAAGGAATGGCTAGATTAGAAAAATTTGTTAAGGTTTAA
- a CDS encoding DUF561 domain-containing protein, whose amino-acid sequence MTMHPQLEKAFAQHQALKVISGLTNLDTKKVTAIVKAAQAGGATFVDIAADAALVHNVRQLITLPICVSAVDPDLFTAAVKAGADLIEIGNFDAFYAQGRRFEAPEVLALTHKTRALLPDITLSVTVPHILPLDEQVQLAEALVDAGADIIQTEGGTSSQPTHAGTLGLIEKAAPTLAAAHSISHAVSVPVLCASGLSNVTVPMAIAAGASGVGVGSAINQLNDEVAMVAAVRSLVEALKNSPLPVRA is encoded by the coding sequence ATGACTATGCACCCTCAGTTAGAGAAAGCGTTCGCTCAACATCAAGCCCTTAAGGTTATTAGCGGCTTAACTAATTTAGACACCAAGAAAGTCACCGCTATTGTTAAAGCGGCCCAAGCAGGGGGCGCAACCTTTGTCGATATTGCGGCTGATGCGGCTTTAGTTCACAATGTCCGTCAATTGATTACCTTACCTATCTGTGTCTCGGCCGTTGACCCTGACTTATTCACAGCAGCAGTAAAGGCCGGGGCAGATTTAATTGAAATTGGTAATTTTGATGCCTTTTATGCCCAAGGACGACGGTTTGAAGCCCCAGAAGTCTTGGCCTTAACCCACAAAACTCGCGCCTTACTGCCTGATATTACTTTATCTGTCACGGTTCCCCATATTCTCCCCCTAGATGAACAAGTACAACTGGCAGAAGCTTTAGTTGATGCAGGGGCTGATATTATTCAAACGGAAGGGGGAACCAGCAGTCAACCTACCCATGCAGGGACTTTAGGGTTAATTGAAAAAGCTGCCCCCACTTTAGCTGCGGCCCATAGTATTTCCCATGCTGTATCTGTTCCCGTATTGTGTGCGTCGGGTTTATCTAATGTAACAGTTCCCATGGCTATTGCTGCGGGGGCCTCTGGTGTTGGTGTGGGTTCAGCTATTAACCAACTCAATGATGAGGTGGCCATGGTGGCGGCGGTTCGTTCTTTGGTAGAAGCGTTAAAAAACAGTCCGCTTCCAGTTCGTGCTTAA
- a CDS encoding glycosyltransferase, whose protein sequence is MRVALFTETFLPKIDGIVTRLRHTVEHLQRNGDQVLVFSPDGGLREHKGAKIHGVKGIPLPLYPELKLAIPTPTVGKAIERFKPDVIHVVNPAVLGLGGIYYAKTMNIPLVASYHTHLPQYLHHYGLGSLEGLLWELLKLGHNQAHLNLCTSTAMVNELVTHGIERVDLWQRGVDTEMFQPHLASKQMRSRLSGGNPDSPLLLYVGRVSPEKQIDQIKPVLEAIPDAHLAIVGDGPHREVLEAHFAGTQTHFVGYLQGLELASAFASSDAFIFPSRTETLGLVLLEAMAAGCPVVAANSGGIPDIVTDGVNGYLFEPNDPDGAIIATKRLLAAKEEREQLRENARQEAEKWGWAAATHQLRNYYQAVLNDQSLPLAA, encoded by the coding sequence ATGCGAGTTGCCTTATTCACAGAAACCTTTTTACCCAAAATTGATGGTATTGTCACTCGTTTACGTCATACCGTTGAACATTTGCAGCGTAACGGCGATCAAGTGTTAGTTTTTTCCCCAGATGGGGGTTTACGGGAACATAAAGGGGCAAAAATTCACGGAGTCAAAGGGATTCCCTTACCTCTCTATCCTGAATTAAAATTAGCCATTCCTACCCCGACAGTAGGTAAAGCGATAGAAAGATTTAAACCTGATGTGATTCATGTGGTAAACCCTGCTGTTTTAGGATTAGGGGGCATTTATTATGCCAAAACCATGAATATTCCTCTAGTTGCTTCCTATCATACCCATTTACCCCAATATTTACACCATTATGGCTTAGGTTCCCTGGAAGGACTATTATGGGAACTCTTAAAATTAGGGCATAACCAAGCCCATTTAAACCTCTGTACCTCAACTGCAATGGTCAATGAATTAGTAACTCATGGTATTGAACGAGTAGACTTATGGCAGAGGGGAGTCGATACAGAGATGTTTCAGCCCCATTTAGCCTCCAAACAAATGCGATCGCGTTTATCAGGCGGAAACCCGGACAGTCCCTTATTATTGTATGTGGGACGAGTCTCCCCAGAGAAGCAAATTGATCAAATTAAACCCGTCTTAGAAGCCATTCCCGACGCACATTTGGCAATTGTTGGGGATGGCCCCCACCGAGAGGTATTAGAGGCGCATTTTGCAGGGACTCAGACCCATTTTGTGGGCTATCTCCAGGGGTTAGAATTGGCTTCGGCCTTTGCCTCATCGGATGCCTTTATTTTCCCTTCTCGCACAGAAACGTTAGGATTAGTGTTATTAGAAGCTATGGCCGCAGGTTGTCCCGTCGTTGCGGCGAATTCTGGGGGAATTCCTGATATTGTGACGGATGGAGTTAATGGTTATTTATTTGAACCCAATGATCCTGATGGGGCTATTATCGCCACAAAACGCCTTTTAGCTGCGAAAGAAGAACGGGAACAATTGCGAGAAAATGCCCGACAAGAAGCAGAAAAATGGGGTTGGGCCGCGGCAACTCATCAGTTAAGAAACTATTATCAAGCAGTTCTTAATGATCAATCTTTGCCTTTAGCTGCTTAG
- a CDS encoding serine/threonine-protein kinase, which produces MSYFQPGKTLKKGQYQIIERLGIGGFGVTYLAEDFKRKIKVAIKTINVIALEQRYKDKYGNLDGFDACFKEEQDKFNSEAMILASFDHPHIVKVYPELFKEDNISCMVMEYIKGKNLVQCLQEQGLFTEEAGLKIIKGIGEALAYIHSKNYLHRDVKPQNILLQTPDNQAKLIDFGLAREVDFATSMSLTNAATPPFAPPEQFETRSNFTPALDVYALTTTLFVILAVK; this is translated from the coding sequence ATGAGTTACTTTCAACCAGGAAAAACCTTAAAAAAAGGACAATATCAAATCATTGAAAGATTGGGTATAGGAGGATTTGGTGTTACCTATCTAGCTGAAGACTTTAAAAGAAAAATTAAAGTAGCAATTAAAACTATTAATGTTATAGCTTTAGAACAAAGATATAAGGATAAATATGGTAATCTTGATGGCTTTGATGCTTGTTTTAAAGAAGAACAAGATAAGTTTAATTCTGAAGCAATGATCTTAGCCAGTTTTGATCATCCACATATTGTTAAAGTTTATCCTGAATTATTCAAAGAAGATAATATTTCTTGCATGGTAATGGAATATATCAAAGGAAAAAACTTAGTACAATGTCTTCAAGAGCAAGGTTTATTTACGGAAGAAGCCGGATTAAAAATCATCAAAGGTATTGGGGAAGCATTAGCTTATATTCACAGTAAAAACTATTTACACAGAGATGTTAAACCCCAAAACATCTTACTACAAACCCCAGATAATCAAGCCAAGTTAATTGATTTTGGTTTAGCGCGAGAAGTTGATTTTGCTACCTCCATGAGTTTAACTAATGCGGCAACTCCTCCCTTTGCTCCACCTGAACAATTTGAAACTAGAAGTAATTTCACCCCGGCCCTTGATGTCTATGCGTTAACGACTACTTTATTTGTAATTTTAGCAGTCAAGTAA
- the ffh gene encoding signal recognition particle protein, with protein sequence MFDALADRLEDAWKKLRGQDKISESNIQEALKEVRRALLAADVNLQVVKTFIADVEKAAIGAEVIAGVNPGQQFIKIVYDELVKVMGESNVPLAQAKTAPTVILMAGLQGTGKTTATAKLALYLRKQERSCLMVATDIYRPAAIDQLITLGQQIDVPVFELGSEANPVDIATQGVAKAKEMGLDTVIIDTAGRLQIDEEMMIELARIKKAVNPDDTLLVVDAMTGQEAANLTRTFHEQIGVTGAILTKLDGDTRGGAALSVRQISGQPIKFVGVGEKVEALQPFYPDRMASRILSMGDILTLVEKAQEEIDLSDVEQMQSKILEAKFDFNDFLKQMRLMKNMGSFGSILKMIPGMNKLSNLDIEKGETELKKTEAMISSMTLQERKDPDLLAQSPSRRRRIAKGSGHPETEVSKLVKNFTRMRTMMQQMGQGGMPAMPGMGGGMPGMGGGMPGMGGGMPGMGGMFGQAPPPGFRGYGGGGKAKKPKKAKKKKGFGNL encoded by the coding sequence ATGTTTGATGCTCTCGCCGATCGCCTAGAAGATGCTTGGAAAAAATTACGGGGTCAAGACAAGATCTCTGAATCTAATATACAAGAAGCCCTCAAAGAAGTGCGACGCGCCCTCCTCGCAGCAGATGTTAACCTGCAAGTCGTCAAAACCTTCATTGCAGACGTAGAAAAAGCAGCGATCGGCGCAGAAGTCATTGCAGGGGTCAACCCTGGCCAGCAGTTCATCAAAATTGTTTATGATGAATTAGTCAAGGTCATGGGAGAAAGTAATGTCCCACTGGCCCAAGCAAAAACCGCCCCCACTGTCATCTTAATGGCAGGATTACAGGGGACAGGGAAAACCACCGCAACCGCCAAATTAGCTCTATATTTACGCAAACAAGAACGCAGTTGTCTGATGGTTGCAACAGACATCTATCGTCCTGCGGCTATTGACCAGTTAATCACCTTAGGGCAGCAAATTGATGTCCCAGTCTTTGAATTAGGCAGTGAGGCCAACCCTGTTGATATTGCGACTCAAGGGGTGGCCAAAGCGAAAGAAATGGGCTTAGATACGGTCATCATCGATACTGCGGGACGACTGCAAATTGATGAAGAGATGATGATCGAATTGGCCCGCATCAAAAAGGCCGTCAACCCCGATGATACCCTGTTAGTCGTAGATGCTATGACAGGGCAAGAGGCAGCTAATTTAACCCGTACATTTCATGAACAAATCGGGGTTACAGGGGCCATTCTCACCAAATTGGACGGGGATACCAGAGGGGGTGCAGCCCTATCTGTGCGTCAAATATCGGGGCAACCGATTAAATTTGTGGGGGTAGGGGAGAAAGTCGAGGCATTACAACCTTTTTATCCCGATCGCATGGCTTCCCGTATTCTGAGTATGGGAGATATTCTTACTTTAGTCGAAAAAGCCCAAGAGGAGATTGATCTGTCAGATGTCGAACAGATGCAGTCGAAAATTCTAGAGGCAAAATTTGATTTTAATGACTTCCTCAAACAAATGCGCTTGATGAAGAATATGGGGTCATTTGGCAGCATTTTAAAGATGATTCCAGGGATGAATAAACTCAGTAACCTCGATATTGAAAAGGGAGAAACTGAACTCAAAAAAACTGAGGCGATGATCAGTTCCATGACCCTACAAGAACGGAAAGACCCTGACTTATTAGCCCAGTCTCCCAGTCGTCGTCGTCGCATTGCCAAGGGTTCGGGTCATCCTGAAACAGAAGTGAGCAAACTGGTTAAGAATTTTACCCGAATGCGAACGATGATGCAGCAAATGGGACAAGGGGGAATGCCCGCTATGCCTGGTATGGGTGGCGGAATGCCTGGTATGGGTGGCGGAATGCCTGGTATGGGTGGCGGAATGCCTGGTATGGGGGGAATGTTTGGTCAGGCCCCACCCCCAGGTTTTCGGGGTTACGGGGGCGGTGGTAAGGCGAAAAAGCCCAAAAAAGCCAAGAAAAAGAAAGGGTTTGGCAATTTATAA